A window of Sagittula sp. P11 genomic DNA:
GTTGTCGAGATCGATCATGATATCGCCACCTTCGACGGTGGTCGCGGCCATGTCATCGGACAGGTCGGTCGACATCACTTTGCCGGGCACGACGTGGTAGGTGAGGATGTCGACGAGCTGTTCCTTGTTCTCGGGCTTCAGCAGGTCCTCGACGGTGCCGGCGGGCAGGGCGGCAAAGGCCTCATCCGTCGGGGCGAAGACGGTGAACGGGCCTTCGCCCTTCAGCGTGTCGACCAGCCCTGCGGCGGTCGCGGCGGCCAGCAGCGTTTCGAAGCTGCCCGCTTCGGTTGCAGTGTCCACGATGTCCTTCGACATGGAGTGCGAGCCTGCGTGTGCGGGAACGGCAAAAGCGAGGGCGGCGGCGGCAGCGATAAAGGTCTTGCGGATCATTTCGGGTCCTCCTGTTTGATCTCGATGCCTTGGTCATGCATCGTGGAGAACTACGGCGCGTTCACCGTGCCGGATCATGAGAATTCCGCCATCCCCGGACCTTGACGGAATGCGGCGCGCCGCTAAGCCGCGCGCCGTTCGAAGGTCCAATGAACTTGTCGTTACGCAACGTGAGCGCGCGTGACGATCAGTCCAAGCCGATTGCGGTCCGCGCAATGCTGTCGAGCATCTCCTGCACCTTCTGCATCGCGCCTTCGGGATACTGCGTGAAGCCGATTGTCGTGGTGTCCGGGGTCTCCGGCCGGACGATGACGAAGATGTCGTACGGGCAGAAGCGGATATTCATCGGGTCGTCTTCCATCACCTCCCGGCTGATCTGGGCCGAGCAGAAGCTGTAGACGTCCGCATGTTCGAACAGCACCACGTCCGAACCCACGTCCGCCCGCGTGCGCTCCAGCATGTCGCCGGTGTGGGAGATGTGGTCGACAACCAGCCCGGCGTCGAGGATTGCGTTCTCCAGTCCAAAGATCACGTCGTCGAAACTCTGGTCCGTATCATAGGTGACCACGTCCTGCGCCAGCGCCGGGGCGGCGGCCACGGCGGCGCAGGCGGAGACAGCGAGCGCTCTTATGATGTGTTTCATGATTCCTCCCTTATGCTGATCACGCTGACGGGGGTGCCAAACGTGTCGCAATGGTGTCAGAATAGTCAGCATAAGACATATGTGCGTTGAGACAAATCAACACATTCGGGGAGGCGAATATGGAATATGCAATGCTGGCGCTGCAGTATCTGGCGCTGTTTTTCGTCTTCGTGATCGGGGTTTGCGTCGCGGCGGTGATCGTCATGTATTTCCTCGACCGCCGGCAGACAGGCGACGCGATCCGCAGGAACTACCCGGTGATAGGGCGCTTCCGGGGGATCTTTACCGAACTGGGCGAGTTCTTCCGCCAGTACTTCTTTGCCATGGACCGGGAGGAGATGCCCTTCAACCGCGCGCAGCGGAACTGGGTCTATCGCGCGGCCGAGAAGAAGTCGAACACCGTGGCGTTCGGCTCGACGCGCAACTTGAACATCCCCGGCACGCCGATCTTCATGAATGCGGTCTTCCCTCCGCTGGACGACCAGTACGCCTCCACCGAACCGATGGAGATCGGGCCCTACTGCCGCGAACCCTACATGGCGCAGTCGATCTTCAATATCTCCGGCATGAGCTACGGCGCCCTGTCCAAACCGGCGGTGCGCGCACTGTCGCGCGGTGCGAAGATGGCGGGCATCTGGATGAACACGGGGGAGGGCGGTCTGGCCCCCTACCATGAAGAGGGCGGCTGCGATGTCGTCTACCAGATCGGGACGGCGAAGTTCGGTGTACGCGATCACGCAGGAAACCTGAGCGACGAAAAGCTGCGCGAGATCGCCGCGAAGCCCTGCATCAAGATGTTCGAGATCAAGCTGAGCCAAGGGGCCAAGCCCGGCAAGGGGGGTATCCTCCCGGCGGCCAAGATCGACGAGGAAGTGGCCGCGATCCGTGGCGTGCCCATGGGAATCGACGCGATTTCCCCGAACCGGCACCGGGAGGTGGACGATTTCGACGGGCTTCTCGACCTGATCGCACACATCAGGGAGGTCACGGGCAAGCCGGTCGGCTTCAAGACCTGCATCGGCTCTGCGGAACCGTGGTTCGAGTTCTTCCGCAAGATCAAGGAACGCGGAGAGGAAAGCGCGCCGGACTTCATCGCGGTGGACGGCGGCGAGGGCGGGACAGGTGCCGCACCCATGCCGCTGATCGACCTCGTGGGCCTGCCGCTGCGCGACGCTCTGATCCGCATGGTGGACCTGCGCGACCTCGCCGGGCTGCACGACCGCGTGCGGATCATCGCCGCGGGCAAGCTGGTGTCCCCGGCGGATGTGGCCTGGGCGATCTGCATGGGGGCGGACTTCGCCGTCTCCGCGCGCGGGTTCATGTTCTCTCTGGGCTGCATCCAGGCGCTGAAGTGCAACAAGAACACCTGTCCGACCGGCATCACCACGCACATACCCTCTCTTCAGAAGGGGCTGGTGGTCGAGGAGAAGGACAAACGGGCCGCGGCCTATGCCAAGGCGGTCATCAGCGAGGTGGAGACGATTGCCCACTCTGTCGGCGTGGCCGAGCCGCGCCAGATGCGCCGCCGTCACGTGCGCGTGGTGAAGGACGATGGCTCCTCCGTCCAGATGAACGAGATCCATCCCTCGGTGCACCTCGGGCTCGAAGGGATGGCGAGGGCGCGCGGGTTCAAGCAGTTCGAGGACGCGCTGCGCCGGATGGACGTAAAGGATGCGGCGGAGTGACGGGACATAAGTGCACAGCAGGCAAGCGCGCCTTTTGGGCATCGGCCGGGAATGTTTCACGGGCGTAGCGTCAACGTGAGACATCGTTTGTTTCGATTCTGCGCAAGCGGCTTATCTTCCTCCTCAGCAAACTAGGAGACTTGCGCATGAGCCGCCGCTGGACAAACGACCTGACACGGGCAGACGCGACGCCCGAACACCTGTTCATGAATCGCCGCCAGTTGTTCGGCGCGCTCGGCGCCGCCGGGCTTGGCGCCGCCCTGCCGATGGGCGCGCGTGCTCAGGACGCGCTGGAGCCGAACACCTTCGAAGACATCACCTCGTACAACAACTACTATGAGTTCGGGACCGG
This region includes:
- a CDS encoding fasciclin domain-containing protein, whose translation is MIRKTFIAAAAALAFAVPAHAGSHSMSKDIVDTATEAGSFETLLAAATAAGLVDTLKGEGPFTVFAPTDEAFAALPAGTVEDLLKPENKEQLVDILTYHVVPGKVMSTDLSDDMAATTVEGGDIMIDLDNGVMVNDATVTQADIEASNGVIHVIDKVIMPSM
- a CDS encoding DUF302 domain-containing protein; translation: MKHIIRALAVSACAAVAAAPALAQDVVTYDTDQSFDDVIFGLENAILDAGLVVDHISHTGDMLERTRADVGSDVVLFEHADVYSFCSAQISREVMEDDPMNIRFCPYDIFVIVRPETPDTTTIGFTQYPEGAMQKVQEMLDSIARTAIGLD
- a CDS encoding FMN-binding glutamate synthase family protein, whose translation is MEYAMLALQYLALFFVFVIGVCVAAVIVMYFLDRRQTGDAIRRNYPVIGRFRGIFTELGEFFRQYFFAMDREEMPFNRAQRNWVYRAAEKKSNTVAFGSTRNLNIPGTPIFMNAVFPPLDDQYASTEPMEIGPYCREPYMAQSIFNISGMSYGALSKPAVRALSRGAKMAGIWMNTGEGGLAPYHEEGGCDVVYQIGTAKFGVRDHAGNLSDEKLREIAAKPCIKMFEIKLSQGAKPGKGGILPAAKIDEEVAAIRGVPMGIDAISPNRHREVDDFDGLLDLIAHIREVTGKPVGFKTCIGSAEPWFEFFRKIKERGEESAPDFIAVDGGEGGTGAAPMPLIDLVGLPLRDALIRMVDLRDLAGLHDRVRIIAAGKLVSPADVAWAICMGADFAVSARGFMFSLGCIQALKCNKNTCPTGITTHIPSLQKGLVVEEKDKRAAAYAKAVISEVETIAHSVGVAEPRQMRRRHVRVVKDDGSSVQMNEIHPSVHLGLEGMARARGFKQFEDALRRMDVKDAAE